A window of Heptranchias perlo isolate sHepPer1 chromosome 27, sHepPer1.hap1, whole genome shotgun sequence contains these coding sequences:
- the LOC137344568 gene encoding CMRF35-like molecule 7 — MDFAFLLFMISLSVTRATITGPDAVNGSVGQSVHITCTYDTYYSNYQKYWCRGHAWEACTVLIQTQGPRKVNSDGRITATADNEAGEFSVTMERLTVNDQGWYWCGIERYFLDLLSPVKLKVNEADKLLPSFSDYLSDKETQRQKNSQYYFTWSVLRWVFFAILLVWAILVKLKI; from the exons atGGATTTCGCATTTCTTCTTTTCATGATCTCCTTATCAG TTACACGCGCTACAATAACTGGACCAGATGCAGTAAATGGATCAGTGGGACAATCAGTCCATATCACGTGCACATATGACACATACTACAGCAATTATCAAAAATACTGGTGCAGAGGGCATGCCTGGGAAGCCTGTACTGTTCTAATACAAACCCAAGGCCCCAGGAAGGTAAACTCTGATGGCAGAATAACAGCTACAGCTGATAATGAAGCAGGAGAATTTTCAGTCACGATGGAACGATTAACAGTGAACGATCAAGGCTGGTATTGGTGTGGAATTGAAAGATATTTTCTGGACCTGTTAAGTCCTGTAAAACTTAAAGTTAATGAAG CTGACAAGTTACTTCCCTCATTCTCAGATTATCTGTCAGACAAGGAAACCCAAAG GCAAAAGAATTCTCAGTACTATTTTACATGGAGCGTTCTACGCTGGGTGTTCTTTGCCATTCTGCTTGTTTGGGCCATTTTGGTCAAACTGAAAATATAG